tcttgcccaagaaggcataaactgttcagttctatgtgtcttacaagacaaaagactaacagattttcaagctagtctgttgggaacccttgaagcatctttatgcaatcaagtggcttatttcaactgcttcccaaatttctcaaccaacttGAAAGATGTagctcactgtctaagactgagagtcaaaACAGATGGCATATCGATGAAAAAggatatgcaagaactcgcaatagtatacagaatatactataaactgatgagtaccacagtagaaccaaagacaaggatatcaaatatctcaggtcttactactggattcctcaccaatcagaataaccattcacaacagattcacaagattacttggaatgaagtaacttttcttattgaatggaaattgtctGGTCCGAAAAAACTAGCAGAAAATGCCAAGGCTGCAatatatgaaagcagaaagactggagatatcagtctaaaattcgacgatcacagaaaaagtgacgtctgtcctgagaacatcaggataaacaaaaatcttctcagaagaagctacaacACTAGTGAAGCTAATGTTAGACTATTAGTGGTACAACTTACTCTGAAGAACCAACAGAGtccatcactgaagaagaattagaagttgatctaaacagaccagtaaatatgctcagagcacaaaagctctatgacctctatgatgaagcagagtcctgcgaaaatcctgaacgattagaaaaactaatcgaagagatgaaaaatttcaaacttggaaaggaaagaaaactccttccctatcaggatattgaaatggaagaaggagaaaacgaAACAGTCATCATAAGAGAGaagggaaaaataaaactccctttacagaaagcccctacgggcaaaaatggagaaagaaattctcaaagatttgtcctagAGGACAATATACCaagaataccaatttccactcATGGTatctggctaaatctagacaaagatctagacaagagaaaaactcttgactaatgggttgatagcctgatgatggcttctgctctaacccttggaaaattcaaagcaccagatcttcagatgtactatgaaactactcttaccggagtagcaaaaaagtattacttctctttcaaagagactgccagaggaaaagactggcttgaagagatcaaaaattcaaaatctctttATGATTTTACAGtaccctgtacgatcagttctgtggagatcttttgaatctgagtgaaaaggctaaagaaacgaccaaatcaaatatctatgctctcaagatttgtgacatgagatattttgaagaatacttgaatgaatttcaagaatattactgtacaatcggtgaactagagaatactgatctagtcaacctgttgcacaggaaactccctgaaccatggagaacagctgtgagagagaaagcatagctgaaaaaccaattgaaagattttcagttggaagAATTGCAGATAGAATtaggcaattactgaaagagcaatgtaaagccaatcttagagctaagatggccaagaaacaaatcaaaggagttgaaaatttctgttatggaatattggatatgccaaccaattggggatgtcatgaatccaagttccacagaaaaagaaaagaaaaatattactcgaaaaaaattcaaaaggagtaataagaaaaaagattggaaattcaagaaaagttccaagaaacaacaggatgaagatcctaaaaagaaattcttcaagaaaagaagaatcaccAAGTCAATCCTCAGAATAatcaaccaagcaagaaagcttgcagatgctggttatgtaaagctgaagggcactatgccaatgaatgcccggaaaaaagtaaaagatctactaaagctctatttgaagaatatgagtctATAGTAGAaaaagcaaacatgaaaggctacgaaataacctattctgatgatgacgatgatgacaggtcagtatactctgcctggtctgaagaagaaaaatcatCTGATTCTAAAATAGATTttgaagtagagtacttagaatctagacagatgaatgttctacatgtcaaaaactgggaagaaagtaagacggaGGCAATAACGTGTTCTTaccaggtgaaccctggtacatttatttgtgactactgcttgtGTCATGAAAGAGTGGACTTCCTATGTTATGTGAAaggtcaaaaaagacttatcacaaagaatgcttcatagctaaagcaaaaagaaaaaccaagaatggccttgtcagccaattggtagaacaagaatatgaagaatatttctcagagaaaaaagagagaattaGAAAAAATGTTCCAAGAAGCTATGGAACCCTCTTcctaaaaaataaaggaagaaaaaatcgaggaagaaaaacttgatataaaagaagaaaaaataatcaaGGCAGAAAACCTTGATACAATAatcgaggaagaaaaactcAATGCAaccattgaactggttgaaatactagaaaatgttccagaagaatgtaaactattcatacctcaggaacaagctcaagaaagtGAGCAACAACAagcgaaagtcgtctctactagtagatacagcaactacatagagattggactcaaattcccttatcataaaaaatatcatctacatgcatttgtagacaatggatcaggatttacagttgcaaaaaggtttgcaattccagaagaactctggaaagaagaaaagaaaacaacaactaCTGGTGTTacgtttgatggaagccatattacaatgaataaagtagcaaaaaatgttcatatcaccattggtggaggaacatttatcatccataatgtttggcaatctgaaggtcaaggatcagatttcttgttgggaaatgattttattctccaacagagattcatccaagatgaagaagcgataggcttcagaaaaggagaacgggtgttctgggcagacaggcttactcaagccaaaagtgtagtaggtcccaACTTTACCacacaatatcagagatcgcaacagaatagtggtgatcttaccccctacaaacccaaatttgaaactatcctccaaatcaaacaacaacaagaaatacttgttgaagaagcatcttctgaagaagaagaagaagaagaagaagaagaagaagaagaagaagaagaaacaactagcacagatgaagaagctagtttcattcatgagcataacctcaagcattttcagaataagcttgagtctcagaaaattcccattcttgacaaaatcaagaaactactcgagcaaaATATCAATGTAGACCCTaaaaagttttgggaaaaagacccaatAGTCTGTAAAttgagattacatgatatgaatgccatctgtcatgttaaagccattcctcagtacaaagaggaagatcaaaaagaattcagaaaagatattgaagatctcctgaacaagagattaattcaaccttccactagccctcatcatgctctagCATTCTACATGAGAAACCACgcagaaaacctcagaggaaaagcttgaatggtgattgactactgagatgtcaacaagaagactgtcaaagacagTTATCAAAtggctcaagtaagagtactgatcaaccagctcagcggagctaaagtcttttcaaaattcgatgcaaagtcgggtttttggcaagtcaagatgcatcctaagagtgttcctctcactgcatttggaacaccacaaggtcattacgaatggttagtaatgcgttttggtctaaaacaagccccttcaatcttccaaagaaagatggacaacatcttcaaacatgtggcTGAATTCTGTGTCGTCTATATTGATGAcattcttgtcttctccaaaaacagaggttgtaaagctgatagttcagcatggaattatcctaggtgaaaagaaaatcttctttatccacGATGAAGtcgatttcctaggaataaatatcaagaatggagtaataaaactccaacctcacatccttgagaaaatctggaagttcccagatagGATTCCTGacgctaagagtctagagagattcttaggagtcataagCTATAGGAGatatttcattcccaaaatctcaggactaacaacaatgttatctcctaaaaccagttccaaaagaaaatggaacttcaccaCAGATGATGAAAacattgtgaagcagataaaaaatctctacaaaaaccttcctcctctacaacaactagaggaaaatgatgaaattatcctccaaacagatgcgagtgataattactggtccggtgttgttctggcaaaaacacTTGGAACTAatattgaaaagatctgtaaattttgtagcggcaagttcagccctgcagaactgaattatcccacaggggaaaaagaaattttggctgtcaagaaaacgattttaaattctccaggttttcttggaaaaccctttactgtccgcaccgattgtgctagagtaaagaatttcaaaaacttTAAACtcgataaagctgctgatagagggagattagccaactggcaattatttcttaaccaatatgattatattgttgaattaattgcaggaaacaagaactatcttccaaaTGCCTTAACCAGAGAACTGGCCATGTTCAGccgaaaagatgacgacgaaggtcgtaatcccagaagcagaagtcctgggaaagaacatgaacctgatgaggatcctaaagaaaaaatcctcaaaagattcttgctaagtccaaaaggactagccataactgatcaatcccagggtaaaggattggctagcccgtctcaaacggcagacgataaaggctcatcaagaccgttgacagctgttgctttgccaaaaagcaaaccaactccaactggagttataaatgtttttaattatgaattaagaacctttgttgatcctgtgttcagaactggcaggaggctagcttaccaccagaaggcaatcctagataatctcttatttgcctttcaagaaagaaatagTGGTATTATGTTCCTAGCTTTGTTTGCcctagctgaagaactatatgagaatgctagaccacagcatgaaagaaatcaaatgcagcagagtgctgttagaagtgaaaaaaaaatcactatcTTGAAGATCCTGAAAGTGCTTGAATTCCTAtcatagcactaaaagaatAAGATTGgttcgaattccataatctgataagAAAGCATAATTCTGAGGCCtgtattcctccaactctcttcattattgctggaccttatgttggaagatacttggtcaatgttcagagtgagcatcctcaagaacacaagctctggcttgttgaaaatggttttgtccataatctatggacTAAGACAAATGGTGATCCCAAGGGACTGCCCCCTATAatcgtcaacacagtcaaaaatgttagaaaaaatgactgcatgCTGAGATTGAAGTTCATATTCACCCCGCCAGAATGGATTCAGAaaacaaacggtgaagttgaatacatttctccgtatcattatgtgagaatcattcaaagaagatatctttaGCCAGCCTGTGTTGCctacaatggccagccaaattcaagcattccatggatgaaggcaATGCCACTAGAATACATCAAGAAGATTATTTCTGAAGTTACCAAGAATactttcctggcagcaggagaaaaaacaattatcactgcttacgatcatcctgacgttgTCAGCAGTTACCTTTTcctatctctcacaagaaaggagatagactcgacactggcatgcttacagtgggttgaaaagcttgaaacagacaaccactacaagatgtatgttgatgcagatgtcgaagacaatgcaacaactgctcgtatgacccaggcagataacgactcatttgtccttggtcacaattcagaaacagacgagaacatgtgaagcagcaggtgtagaaagcaccgaaagTACTTTTGGAGCTTTTCCAAAAGCTACTTTTGTTTTTCAGAAAAGAaatgtgaaaaacatttcaccttgAAGAATCTGTTTTTCCCCGTCCGACCTCCACCAAcaggagcactcaggaaagTAGGAAATCATGGAGTCGTTTTGTACATttagatgttttgaattccagtttgagttccgctccctatataaggagctttaacTTCAGTTGTTAAGCATTCGAAAACTTCTATATCATaatctctcaagaagtaagaaagttATAGTAGCAGGGTGCTCTTTCCTTCCTGTCTTGTATGAAATAGTGTGATGTCActacaagtaagtatctgtaatcattcttatgaatagctaaacagcttcttagctgtttacctgagaatgaagCTCTGAATTTTAGTCTgtaattatgtttgaataaataatttcagattgctcatccaccttgtcattttattttagtttgatgtTTAAAAATGTTTATATCTGTTTTTGCCTCTATTCCTGTACTATTTTTAGGCTTGAACTTTTTGTTACTTAGAAAAAATTGCGTCAGTTTaagatagaaacaagcagcagtgattccgtctgttaaagtaaccgttaggtgaaaaacttgggcatgttgaaggctagttttgttttttttttcaagagttTGAACAGGTTTTCctaagaaaaagcaaaagttaAACCTAAAAAGTCAGCATAAGATATAATAGGCACTAGTGTAGAAAAGACTACCCCTATTGGTCTTTTCCTCTCagatttgtgtaaatgggcacaatacaaacttgttggtgcaaatgggcaaaatacatgtgatttctgggtaaacaagaattaacccaaaaaaaaactcttttttcctaaagtagagaaaagccAAAATATGGAGAAGCCATTGAAGTTGCTCTTAGAGGAAAGTTTTGTAATAGAAAAATTTGACGATTCGTGtcgctcaaaaaaaaaaaaaatttgacgaTTCCATGTCAGCAAAGGACAAAAGGGGTTGGTAATGGACTAATGGTAGCAATGgaaggaagaggaggatgcGTCCAGATTCATTGACAGCCccaaaaagaagcaaaagaccCCCTTGAAAGCAGGGAATACCAATAAATGGAAAAACTTCTTATTCTTCGTCGCCTCCATCCCTCCCGGCCTCGAATTAAGTGTCAGGTAACTGACCTGGGTTTTCGttttcttttgagttttgatgggTCGTGCTTAGAATGTGGGTTTATCATGATCACTATGTTGTGCtgcattttcaatttcttcatatATTACTTTGCATCGATCGCATTCTGGTCTCCGCCACTCATCATGTTTCCTTTATTTACGAGTACATTTTTTCAGTGGTTTTATATTTTTCAGCAGAATGTCTACTATCAGCAACTCAACAAATATATTTTGGCAAGAATGTCCTGTTGGGAAAGCTGAAAGGCAGAAACTACTCAACCAAAAGGGATGTGTTGTATGGATTACAGGTCTCAGCGGATCAggttattgttattattattattattattattatttttttttttaaactgacTTCCATAGTTACATATTCCTTCTTTTTGCTATGGAACCATGTTTCAACTAATTGCACTTACACACGAGAACCATTTGATGTTCATTCTGTTattgagttttgttttttttctttctgggaaAGTGATCCCTAGTTCTCCGGAATATGTGGATTAAGCCTTTATGGTTAAATAGGGAGAAGGAGTTATGATTCTTACTTATGGTGAATTACTAGTACAGATGAGACAGTACAGCAATGAAGTGACAAAGAAATAACTTTTACTTGTTCAAATAACAATAGAGGttcgtattaaaaaaaataaaatagaataaCAATTGAGGTGAAGCAGGGTCAGGAACAATGAATCTCTACAATAAAGCGATTCATTTTGCAAGTTCGTTATTATAGGTAGTTCCTGCGAAGGATCGGACCAATTTCTTCTGTTGtgcaccacacacacacacgtgtgtgtgtgtgtgtgtgtatatatttttacAAACTCTGGCTTTTCACACTTTCAGTGTTTAGGTAAATCCTCACTATATAGCTACAAGCCATCACCATGTTTATAGGGTCATTAGTACATGAGTCATTGGAAGATCCTAACTGACAGAGTGAAGAATTCCGATAAAGATAATGACACATCAGACATTTTATCATGTGATGTCAGTTTCCAAGGTAATAGATCTGTAATCCAGGTGTGGATCTTAAATGgttttaattaaaacaaaaatatctaaatttcttttggtcttaacattttttttattcatctgTCCTCCCCCTCCTTTCATCATTTTTCTTTCCTAAATGAAACGGAAAACAAATACACATTATGGAATGGGCTCTAGAGGAAATAAGACAAGAGAAACCTTAACAAAAGACCATCCTACATTTTAGTCATCGGATAATGTGAACTAGTCCAACCAAATTGAGTGAGACAAGCTATTCTGGAACTGAATAACTTCGGTTGGCTTCTAACTGGGTTTTACTAGTACAGTTGCAATTCCAGTCTACAGCCCGTTTACAGTATCACAATTCAAAGTTCAGCTGGTGGCCACTTAATCCAGTGACCAGTGACTATATTGATTGAATCCTCTATTTTATTACATACCGAAGCATGTATAACTTCTATGAGTGGGCTTTCGGCAAGTCCTACATGGTTCATGGTTTAAACATATGCTTTATTCCAGCCACTTTTGTAGTCTTTCTAATTACTATATGCCTTCTTGAACTCGTTATTGGAATCAGGGAAAAGTACACTGGCGTGCTCACTAAGTAGAGAACTGCACTCGAGGGGAAAGCTGTCATATATCCTTGATGGTGATAACCTTCGACATGGTATCAACAAGGATCTTGGTTTCAAACCAGAAGACCGGACTGAAAATATTCGCAGAGTTGGTAAGTGTCTGAGGAAACATGGATTAACTTCAGTTAAGATAATTTTTAAGGCTTGTACTGGCAGCAGATGTTGGCCACTCTTAGCATGTCTATTTACCTAATTTCCATTCTATGCGTGAGGAGGAGAAGCGCGGGGGGTGGGGGTGTTGTTGAAACCTATTCCTGCATGCCTAGTTTAATTGGAATTTCAGCTTCTGATGTTGTGGACTTGTGTTTATGTTGTGTATGTATTGTTAGAGGGTGTTTTATGACTCACCCAAATGATGCAAGTTGGATCTTCTTGTTTAATGGCTTTGCTTTTATTGTGCTGAATATATTTGACAGTTTCTTGATGAACCAAAAATTTCATCACCATAAGCATGGATTAGATTTTCAAAgctttgatttatttatttatcttctGTGGATCTACAAAAATTTCATCACCATGTTGTTTACTGGGAAATGTGAGGAACTTTTTGCATTTCCAATTAATATaaatctaaaataaaatgatCAGTTAAATGTGATGTCTAACAAAAGGTGGTTGTCATTATAAGAATCTAGAGAGTAGTGAATTCTGTAAAGAAAGCAGGGTGGAAGATGGGTTTTGGCTGCTGGTCAGTTTCTCAAAAATCTGGGTCATGTAGCAAGTTTGAGTGCATCATACTAATACTAGTTGGTTACTGCTCAAGTATGACAAAATGTAATTAACTAATACAAAGATCAAGATGCATGATCTTACAACTGCAACAATGCGTTCTAATGGGGAAGAATACAAACATGAAAGGATTCTGCAGAACTAAGATGTATATGGCTGCCTATGactttaaaatttttattttagagTGGGAGACTGTGTTAGCATGGAAGTCATCAGAGATAGAAGCAGAACTTTGTTCAACTTCACCATTACATGAGTTCTCCTTGACTGTGTTATGTTTAAGCTGTTAAGGTTTTATTGTAGGGGAGATCGCAAAACTGTTTGCGGATGCAGGATTGATCTGTATTGCTAGTCTGATATCTCCTTATAGGAAAGATCGAGATGCTTGCCGTGCAATGCTACCAGATGCAAATTTTATTGAGGCAAGATGCAAGACTCCTTTTTATGGCTTTTATTGTTATAATCTGGTAAATTTTTTCTACTTATTCTATTTAGTGAAGATGGATTTCATTTTACCTGCATGATGACAGGTTTTCATGAACATGCCCTTAGAGTTATGTGAGTCAAGGGATGCAAAAGGCCTTTACAAGCTTGCACGTGCGGGAAAGATTAGAGGTGTGTTTTTGAAACATATTTCAACTCCTACATTTCCACATTGGCAATGGACCAACTGTTCCTCCATCGCTTCAGAACAGAAAGAGatttaaattgaaaaaaaagaattataaaGAAGCCAGAATATAGATTGGATAAGAGGAGCCACACTAATCACCTGCCAAATGGGGTTAAATatgaaaaaggaagaagaaagaaatccaTCTTGGCAGACTTACAGGACTATAATCTTTGCCATCATTTATTGCTTTCATATGTTATGCATTCTAAGTACAAAAGGAAATTTAGTCCCTGTCttgtttgattaagaaaaaaaaaattgtattacaTTCGTCAcccatcattttttttaataacatcTTCGACCTGTTATTTCTGAAGATAGTTTAGCTCATTGCATATATTATATGAACTTGCAGCAAGCCTAAAAATCTTGTTTTCTTAAAGTTGCAGCTACTTGTAGTACCAAGATAATTAGTAAGCATTAACCGAAAATATTCATGCGTTGTTCGTGGTTCTGGGTCCAAATCATAGATTTGTAATTTCAAACTTGTAttttgaaagagaaaaaaaattatgtctttGTTTAACAAATAGTCTTGCTGTTAGCAAACCCTAAATACCAATCCACTCTAATTGCATACcatatcttctttctctccctctGCCAGCTAGTTTTCAAATAAATTGTTCTAATTGCAGGTTTTACCGGAATCGATGATCCATATGAACAACCACTGAACTGTGAGGTATGTATATGTTGAtgtataaaaagaaaatatcattCACATGTGGATATTCTATCAGCCTATCAGACATTTGGTTGATTCAGAGACATGATAAAATCGATAGCTCGCTGATGAATGCTCCTTATGTTGTCAGATAGAAATCCAGCAAAATAATGGAGTTTGCCTCCTGCCTGCAGCCCTGGCAGGCCAGGTACTGACATACTTGGAGGAGAAAGGCTTTCTTCAAGTTGAGTGATTCACCGTTCTTCAACGGCCTTTGATCTCTGTTAAAAGCAATTCTTTTGAATATAGGGTATCCTTCAAAACATAATTGGTTGGATTGACCCTGCTTCAGGACCACCTGACTTCTTTCAGTGGGCTAGTAGGGGTACTAATTGCTAGGAGTGAGTACGCATTGTCGTTAATGTCTTTTCTTTACAATGATCCATAGGGTCAGAGATTCCAAGTTCCACAGTTTAGAATTACACATTATTTTCTTTAGAAGGTAACTCTTGTGGTTTATGATGAAACAGCAGCAAAGGTCTGATGGAGAATTTTCCTATGATCTGTTTATCAGCAACTTTTGTACCTACATTTGAAATTAATTTAATATACTGTTCCTTTACCAAGTAGTTTCTGATTGTGGTTGATGACCAATTCTTCAATGTATTTAGTTGCAGCTCTAATGTTGAACTTCAGCAGAAACAAGGAAACATTTCAGCTACTGCGCGCTACATTGTATTTGTATATAAGTCTGATATTTTGGGTGGCAATTTGAACTAGATATGGGTGTTGGCATGTTGCAGCCAGTTTATTAAACTTAACCCACACGGTTATGTGGAACAAGATTTTGTATACTTTCTTGTCGTAGTAGAAGAGGGCAAGACGCCTTAGCAAAAATTGTACTTCCACAATCAAAAATGTAAATAACTTCCAACATATATCACGTTTACACCTCTCGCAAACAACTTCGTATTATGTAACTATATCAAAATGTCAGTCTTCAATGAAAGAGTGCGGGATTACATTCAACTTTTACAACACTTGCAAATTCTGCATTAAGTTCAGattttggtgggtttggagcTATGAAATTGACAGAAAACAAGCTGTTGATTTAACAGCCTCCTAGATCAACTTGGCCATAATCTCATTCCTCTTTCTCTTCAGCTCAGTGCTCTCTCTCGTAAGCTCCAACTCAGCAATATGCAGCTTGTTCTGAAAGAATAAGTGGCTCAGCATCAATCAACTCTAGATACTTCTTCACAATAGTCTCCGACAATCCTAGCTCTTTGAAATATTTATCAAACCCAATAGCTGTTGACTTGTGAGTCATCACTTGTAGAAGAAGTTTACTTGGAGGAGAAGTAAACTTGTAGGAGAAGGAAACTTGTACTTGGAGGACAAGTATACTTGGAGAACAAGATGACTTAAAGACCAAGATGACTTGTGTTATACATGTAGAGGTGTAGGCCATGTATATAACCTCATATATACCATTGAATGAATATCAATCAAAAATATTTCACtcacaaatatttctttctttccaattCATAGTTTGACTTGATATTAGAGTAAAGATCTGAGAGgactttatttctttattttttcttcattgttCTTTCCTCACAGTCCGGGGTTAGATCTCTATTCCTTTCTCTAATCTAGAAGTTAGGATTATTTTCTGTCTTTCAGAAGGTTTCCTGCGGCTTTCAGACTAGTCAATCAATCTCTCTTGATCAGTCGACACACCTTCTGTCTCAATTCCGCTGCATAATCAAGTGTTTCGTTATGGCATTCTGTCAATTGTTCTGCAACTACTGCAAGAACTTTGGACATACCAAGGAAACATGTTACAAATTGGTTGGCTATCCACCTGGCTACTTTAACAATTTGAAATCTGATGGTAAGATTTATGCGTTG
Above is a genomic segment from Rosa chinensis cultivar Old Blush chromosome 3, RchiOBHm-V2, whole genome shotgun sequence containing:
- the LOC112191629 gene encoding adenylyl-sulfate kinase 3 isoform X1, which encodes MSTISNSTNIFWQECPVGKAERQKLLNQKGCVVWITGLSGSGKSTLACSLSRELHSRGKLSYILDGDNLRHGINKDLGFKPEDRTENIRRVGFIVGEIAKLFADAGLICIASLISPYRKDRDACRAMLPDANFIEVFMNMPLELCESRDAKGLYKLARAGKIRGFTGIDDPYEQPLNCEIEIQQNNGVCLLPAALAGQVLTYLEEKGFLQVE
- the LOC112191629 gene encoding adenylyl-sulfate kinase 3 isoform X2 translates to MSTISNSTNIFWQECPVGKAERQKLLNQKGCVVWITGLSGSGKSTLACSLSRELHSRGKLSYILDGDNLRHGINKDLGFKPEDRTENIRRVGEIAKLFADAGLICIASLISPYRKDRDACRAMLPDANFIEVFMNMPLELCESRDAKGLYKLARAGKIRGFTGIDDPYEQPLNCEIEIQQNNGVCLLPAALAGQVLTYLEEKGFLQVE
- the LOC112191629 gene encoding adenylyl-sulfate kinase 3 isoform X3; translated protein: MSTISNSTNIFWQECPVGKAERQKLLNQKGCVVWITGLSGSGKSTLACSLSRELHSRGKLSYILDGDNLRHGINKDLGFKPEDRTENIRRVGFIVGEIAKLFADAGLICIASLISPYRKDRDACRAMLPDANFIEVFMNMPLELCESRDAKGLYKLARAGKIRGFTGIDDPYEQPLNCEKSSKIMEFASCLQPWQARY